The following nucleotide sequence is from Synergistaceae bacterium.
GTGAAACGCACAAAGTGAAGGCGATGACAATAATAGTCGAATACCAGATCTGTTGCTTCCCTGGCCAAGTGACTTTTTTGAGTTCAGCCTTCGCTTCACGCAAAAATCCCCAAATTTGTCTCAAAAGCCTATAAAAACC
It contains:
- the secE gene encoding preprotein translocase subunit SecE; amino-acid sequence: MRQIWGFLREAKAELKKVTWPGKQQIWYSTIIVIAFTLCVSLYLGVLDLLLRFFFRTILS